A single region of the Stenotrophomonas sp. Marseille-Q4652 genome encodes:
- the umuD gene encoding translesion error-prone DNA polymerase V autoproteolytic subunit — protein sequence MPLVTPTVIHLQNSLPSLPLPVLASTAACGFPSPAEDFFREEDRLDLNAKLVPNPPATLLVQADCGGSMADFGIHDGDLLVVDRSISPRPGHTVVALWEGGFVCKKLYIRNNCMVLASGSGYPSIIVPEDVELEIWGVVRSSITQHL from the coding sequence ATGCCTCTCGTCACTCCGACAGTCATACATCTCCAGAACTCGCTGCCATCCCTGCCATTGCCGGTGCTTGCCTCCACTGCCGCCTGCGGCTTTCCCAGCCCTGCTGAAGACTTCTTCCGAGAAGAAGACCGCTTGGATCTCAATGCCAAGCTGGTGCCTAACCCACCAGCTACGCTCCTTGTGCAGGCCGACTGCGGCGGGTCGATGGCCGATTTCGGTATCCACGACGGCGATCTCTTGGTTGTCGATCGTTCGATCAGCCCACGGCCTGGGCACACTGTCGTGGCTCTGTGGGAGGGCGGCTTCGTCTGCAAGAAGCTCTACATACGTAACAACTGCATGGTCCTGGCCAGCGGTAGCGGATATCCCTCCATCATCGTGCCAGAGGATGTCGAGCTGGAAATCTGGGGGGTGGTGCGCAGTTCCATCACCCAGCACCTCTGA
- a CDS encoding response regulator transcription factor, with protein MRILVIERDREVALKILAYFEARGHQLDTIGDGIAGLHFAASNGYDAVILDWMLPRMEGPEVLRRLRLNHGVSVPVVMLAAKVALSDKIIAFRSGADDYVTKPFELPELEVRLEALVSRTEGRVTRRRLLIGELTLDLSTLEATRAGKRLHLYPACRKLLEALMRASPAAVTRRQLEHTLWGDDLPDGDLLRSQMSSLRRSIGFYR; from the coding sequence ATGCGAATTCTAGTGATTGAGCGCGATCGAGAAGTCGCTTTGAAGATTCTGGCCTACTTCGAGGCCCGAGGGCATCAGCTTGATACCATCGGGGACGGCATCGCCGGCCTTCACTTTGCGGCGTCCAATGGTTACGACGCAGTCATTCTTGATTGGATGCTTCCTCGCATGGAAGGCCCGGAGGTTCTGAGAAGGCTGCGGTTGAATCACGGTGTTTCAGTTCCTGTTGTGATGTTGGCTGCAAAGGTTGCGCTCTCGGACAAAATCATCGCTTTCCGCTCCGGTGCAGATGACTATGTGACCAAGCCTTTTGAGCTCCCGGAGCTCGAAGTTCGCCTAGAGGCGTTGGTTTCCCGTACGGAGGGACGCGTAACAAGGAGGCGGCTGCTGATCGGAGAGCTCACGTTGGACCTGAGTACGTTGGAGGCCACACGGGCTGGAAAACGACTGCATCTGTACCCAGCTTGCAGGAAGCTCCTTGAAGCGCTGATGCGGGCAAGTCCTGCCGCTGTGACCAGGCGGCAGCTTGAGCACACTCTCTGGGGTGACGACCTGCCCGACGGGGATCTTCTGCGATCACAGATGTCCAGCCTGCGGCGAAGCATTGGGTTCTACCGGTAA
- a CDS encoding IS3 family transposase (programmed frameshift): MKKSRFTDSQIIAVLKQAETGTPVPELCREHGISSATFYKWRSKFGGMDASLMSQLKELQDENRRLKKMYADAQLSADLLKEALFKKMVRPSQRREMARWAVQGGRTSIRHACQTFDLSETCFRYQVKASEENARIADWLVRLTTTFKDWGFGLCFLHLRNVKGFGWNHKRVYRIYRELELNLRIKPKKRLVRERPEPLTVPEAINQVWSMDFMHDQLSDGRSFRLFNVLDDFNREGLGIEVDLSLPAVRVIRALEQIIEWRGKPRVIRCDNGPEYISGPMLAWAKDRNIDIQHIQPGKPQQNAYVERYNRTVRYAWLARTLFDSIEQVQDKATRWLWTYNHERPNMALGGITPMQKLALAT, translated from the exons ATGAAGAAGTCCCGCTTTACTGACAGCCAGATCATTGCCGTGCTCAAGCAGGCCGAAACCGGCACGCCGGTGCCGGAGCTATGTCGCGAACACGGCATCAGTTCGGCGACGTTCTACAAGTGGCGCAGCAAGTTCGGCGGCATGGACGCGTCGCTGATGTCCCAGCTCAAGGAGCTGCAGGACGAGAACCGGCGGTTGAAGAAGATGTACGCCGACGCGCAGCTCAGCGCCGACCTGCTGAAGGAGGCGCTGT TCAAAAAAATGGTGAGGCCATCTCAACGCCGGGAGATGGCCCGATGGGCGGTACAGGGCGGGCGCACGAGCATCCGGCACGCTTGCCAGACCTTCGATCTGAGCGAGACCTGTTTCCGCTACCAGGTCAAGGCCAGCGAGGAGAACGCACGGATCGCCGACTGGCTGGTTCGGCTGACGACGACGTTCAAGGATTGGGGCTTCGGCCTGTGCTTCCTGCACCTACGCAACGTCAAGGGCTTTGGCTGGAACCACAAGCGCGTATATCGCATCTACCGGGAGCTGGAGTTGAACCTGCGGATCAAGCCGAAGAAGCGGTTGGTACGTGAGCGGCCCGAGCCGCTGACGGTGCCCGAGGCGATCAACCAGGTCTGGTCGATGGACTTCATGCACGACCAACTCAGCGACGGCCGCAGTTTCCGATTGTTCAACGTGCTGGACGACTTCAACCGCGAGGGCTTGGGGATCGAAGTCGATCTGTCGCTGCCGGCGGTGCGGGTGATCCGTGCGCTGGAACAGATCATCGAATGGCGCGGCAAACCGCGGGTGATCCGCTGCGACAACGGCCCGGAGTACATCAGCGGCCCCATGCTGGCTTGGGCCAAGGACAGGAACATCGACATCCAGCATATCCAACCGGGCAAACCGCAGCAGAATGCTTACGTCGAACGCTACAACCGCACCGTGCGCTATGCCTGGCTCGCCCGCACCCTGTTCGATTCGATCGAGCAGGTGCAGGACAAGGCCACCCGCTGGCTATGGACGTACAACCACGAGCGCCCCAACATGGCGCTCGGCGGCATCACACCGATGCAGAAGTTGGCACTCGCCACTTAG
- a CDS encoding heavy metal translocating P-type ATPase, giving the protein MNLTTELELPVILPGVSRDDSCVQRLVAGLQDMEGVSRVHIREGSDEALGTLCIHYDPEIVSLQRVREVAASVGIELGDRYGHLFLELGSAVHARKARTIAAQVQAVPGVIEATTSPAGGISIEYERAKTGEAELRAKLEALGVAQEPPSPRGDLKDQHEGHDHKDRQDPGHSHGGTLGGNSELIFSLACGLLLIVGFAIEKLGLTQTPWIPTAFYVAAYVFGGWFTLGEAIGNIKLKRFEIDTLMLVAAAGAAALGAWAEGALLLFLFSLGHALEHYAMGRAKRAIEALAKLAPETARVLRNGQVVEVQVESLIPGDVVVVRPNDRMPADGFVIKGASSVDQAPVTGESIPVDKLAVNDAALARDRPDSVVMESRVFAGTINGSGALEVEVTRRSGESALARVVKMVSEAETRKSPTQRFTDKFERVFVPAVLILAVLLLFSWVVVDEPFRDSFYRAMAVLVAASPCALAIATPSAVLAGIARAARGGVLIKGGAPLEELGMIRAIAFDKTGTLTEGKPRITDIKVMQGTTEQELLHVAVAVEALSDHPLAAAIVRDGNTRLGDGPVMVATDLANFAGRGVQAKVNGIDVWIGKAEMFGNDGIGALSAGAESAIEELRNAGRTTMAVRLGDRDLGVIGLMDTPRPEAREALDKLRRLGIQRMIMISGDHQTVAQAVATDVGLNEAWGNLMPDDKVKAIRQLKETERVAMVGDGVNDAPAMASASVGIAMGAASSDVALETADVALMSEDLRQVAFSVALSRRTKRVIRQNVYVSLGVVALLVPATILGLGIGPAVAVHEGSTLLVVFNALRLLGFRQS; this is encoded by the coding sequence ATGAACCTGACCACAGAACTCGAACTGCCAGTAATACTCCCAGGTGTCTCTCGGGACGACAGCTGCGTCCAGAGGCTGGTCGCTGGTCTTCAGGACATGGAGGGAGTATCGCGCGTGCACATTCGCGAGGGTAGCGACGAAGCTCTCGGAACGCTCTGCATTCATTACGACCCCGAGATCGTCTCGCTTCAGCGAGTGCGAGAGGTGGCGGCATCCGTGGGCATTGAGTTGGGTGATCGGTATGGCCACCTTTTCTTGGAGCTTGGTTCGGCCGTTCACGCACGAAAGGCAAGGACAATTGCGGCGCAAGTGCAGGCCGTACCAGGCGTCATTGAAGCCACCACCAGCCCAGCTGGTGGCATAAGCATCGAGTACGAGAGAGCCAAGACAGGCGAGGCGGAGCTGAGAGCGAAGCTTGAGGCGCTGGGTGTAGCGCAAGAGCCACCGAGTCCGAGGGGAGATTTGAAGGATCAGCACGAAGGACACGATCACAAGGACCGACAGGACCCCGGTCATTCCCACGGGGGCACGCTAGGTGGCAATAGTGAGCTGATCTTCTCACTTGCTTGCGGCCTGCTCCTGATCGTGGGATTTGCGATTGAAAAGCTTGGGTTGACCCAAACGCCCTGGATCCCCACAGCGTTTTACGTAGCAGCCTACGTCTTTGGCGGCTGGTTCACGCTTGGCGAGGCGATCGGGAACATCAAGCTGAAGCGCTTTGAGATCGATACGCTGATGCTGGTTGCAGCGGCAGGCGCAGCCGCGCTCGGCGCATGGGCCGAAGGCGCCTTGCTTCTGTTCCTCTTCAGTCTCGGTCACGCCCTTGAACACTACGCGATGGGCCGGGCTAAACGTGCGATAGAAGCTCTCGCCAAGCTTGCCCCAGAAACTGCCAGGGTGCTGAGGAATGGGCAGGTCGTGGAAGTCCAGGTTGAATCGTTGATACCTGGAGATGTGGTGGTCGTACGTCCCAATGACCGGATGCCGGCGGACGGATTCGTTATCAAAGGGGCTAGCAGCGTTGACCAAGCCCCTGTCACCGGGGAAAGCATCCCGGTTGATAAGCTGGCAGTCAATGACGCTGCTCTAGCACGGGATCGACCTGATTCGGTGGTAATGGAGTCACGTGTTTTCGCCGGCACTATCAATGGCTCCGGCGCCCTGGAGGTTGAAGTCACGCGTCGATCAGGCGAATCGGCACTGGCCCGCGTCGTCAAGATGGTAAGTGAGGCTGAGACTAGGAAGTCGCCCACGCAGCGCTTCACGGACAAGTTCGAGAGAGTATTCGTTCCCGCGGTGTTGATTCTGGCTGTGCTCCTCCTTTTCTCCTGGGTTGTGGTTGATGAGCCATTCCGTGACAGCTTCTATCGTGCTATGGCAGTTTTGGTGGCAGCGAGCCCCTGTGCACTGGCCATAGCCACGCCAAGTGCTGTTCTGGCGGGCATCGCAAGAGCGGCACGTGGTGGTGTGCTCATCAAAGGTGGGGCGCCACTCGAAGAGCTAGGAATGATCCGCGCCATCGCGTTCGACAAGACTGGAACGCTCACTGAAGGCAAGCCGCGAATTACCGACATCAAAGTGATGCAGGGAACGACAGAGCAGGAACTGCTTCACGTTGCCGTCGCCGTCGAGGCTTTAAGTGACCACCCTTTGGCCGCAGCTATCGTTCGAGATGGTAATACTCGCCTGGGCGATGGACCGGTCATGGTAGCGACAGACCTCGCTAACTTCGCTGGAAGAGGCGTTCAGGCGAAGGTGAACGGCATTGACGTGTGGATAGGAAAGGCAGAAATGTTCGGTAACGACGGCATTGGCGCTCTATCCGCGGGTGCGGAGTCTGCCATTGAGGAGCTCCGTAACGCCGGCAGAACCACGATGGCCGTTCGCCTAGGTGATCGCGACCTAGGTGTCATCGGCCTTATGGATACGCCCCGGCCAGAGGCGCGTGAAGCCCTGGACAAGCTAAGGCGCTTGGGCATCCAACGAATGATCATGATCTCTGGCGACCACCAGACTGTAGCTCAAGCCGTGGCAACGGACGTGGGTCTAAACGAGGCATGGGGAAATCTCATGCCTGACGACAAGGTGAAGGCAATACGTCAGTTGAAGGAGACGGAGCGAGTGGCAATGGTCGGCGACGGTGTGAATGACGCACCCGCAATGGCTAGTGCCAGCGTCGGAATTGCAATGGGTGCCGCCTCTTCGGACGTAGCGCTGGAGACTGCCGACGTCGCGCTTATGTCTGAGGATTTGAGACAGGTTGCATTCTCTGTAGCGCTTAGTCGACGCACGAAACGGGTGATCCGTCAGAACGTGTATGTGAGCCTGGGCGTCGTAGCGTTGTTGGTTCCTGCGACCATCCTAGGTCTTGGCATTGGACCGGCTGTGGCAGTGCATGAAGGTTCAACCTTGTTGGTTGTATTCAATGCGCTGAGGCTCCTTGGCTTCCGTCAGTCGTGA
- a CDS encoding CusA/CzcA family heavy metal efflux RND transporter, whose protein sequence is MFKIIIEAAVKFRWLVVFLAALIACFGLFQLSKLPVDAVPDITNRQVQINTIAPALTPEQIERQVTYPLETALAGIPGLNTTRSLSRNGFSQVTAIFTDQTDIYFARQQVAERMREAAGDLPEGVSPMLSPVTTGLGEVLMWTVDFKPFDPKKLAKPGQAGWQEGEVYLTPEGDRLGTAQERATYLRTVQDWIIAPQMRSSPGLAGVDTVGGYVKEYGIYPDSARLAAYNLGLADLVQALERSNVQAGAGFVQRAGEGLVVRADGLALTTDDLAQSPVATKDGVVIRVADVAEVGMGRAPRLGAASRNGHEAVLGTALMIAGGNSRTVAQAAAERLAQVNESLPADIFAEPVLDRSVLVNSTVKTVAKNLTEGALLVVVVLFLLLGNLRAAAITALVIPLSFLFAVIGMNKFGISGNLMSLGALDFGILVDGAVIVIESTLLMLGKRRAELGRPLNAMERLRVAADSARKMARPAAFGQVIILLVFAPILTLEGVEGKTFQPMAATFMLALVGAFIFSFTFVPAMAALLVREPKLHAKKEGHEGDQDEEHETAIIRVLRGRIEPAIQAAIRRPKAVFAGAILMLAMGVVGFTMLGREFMPTLDEGNLAMQALRVPSTSLEQSLAMQLALEKAIAAEPEVVTVFSRTGTAEAAIDPMPTNISDSVIVLKPRKEWPDSSLSKEDLIARFEKIAASQIGNSFEFSQPIELRFNELISGVRTDLAVMIYGDNFEQLQAVADQVALKLRNVQGSADVRVEQISGLPTLNVAIDHLAAAQYGLTAADVSDALSTGIGGAAAGKIFEGDRRFDVVVRLGDDARNDPDQLASLPIATPTGGIVPLSSVARIEISEGPNQISRNNGSRRVVVQANVRGRDLGGFVGEAQAAVKDVQLPPGAHMTWGGQFENLQRAEKRLMTVVPIVFLLIGSLLFMALGSAKEAGLVFTCVPLALVGGILALLVRGMPFSVSAAVGFIAVSGVATLNGLVLMQAIRERLDAGDSPLIAAMNGAGSRIRAVVTTALVAIVGFIPMAIASGSGAEVQKPLATVVIGGLLTATVLTLLVLPTFAGRLAKAGPKGQPETVH, encoded by the coding sequence ATGTTCAAGATCATCATTGAAGCAGCGGTCAAGTTCCGCTGGCTCGTGGTGTTTCTGGCTGCATTGATCGCCTGCTTTGGCTTGTTCCAACTGAGCAAGCTGCCAGTCGATGCTGTACCAGATATCACCAACCGCCAGGTTCAGATCAATACAATTGCACCTGCCCTCACACCGGAGCAGATTGAACGCCAGGTTACCTATCCTCTGGAGACGGCCTTGGCCGGCATCCCGGGTCTGAATACAACTCGTTCCCTGTCGCGCAATGGCTTCTCTCAGGTCACGGCGATCTTCACTGATCAGACCGACATCTATTTTGCCCGCCAGCAGGTGGCAGAGCGGATGCGGGAGGCTGCCGGAGATCTGCCCGAGGGCGTGTCCCCCATGCTCTCCCCGGTTACAACCGGGCTGGGCGAGGTTCTCATGTGGACGGTGGACTTCAAGCCATTCGACCCCAAGAAGCTGGCCAAGCCCGGCCAGGCTGGCTGGCAAGAGGGTGAGGTCTACCTGACACCAGAGGGCGATCGTCTTGGAACCGCCCAGGAGCGCGCAACGTACCTGCGTACTGTCCAGGACTGGATCATCGCACCACAGATGCGCTCCAGCCCCGGCCTGGCCGGTGTTGATACGGTGGGTGGGTACGTCAAGGAATACGGCATCTACCCCGACAGCGCTCGACTGGCGGCATACAACCTGGGTCTGGCCGATCTGGTCCAAGCACTGGAACGCTCCAACGTCCAGGCTGGCGCGGGTTTCGTCCAGCGTGCGGGCGAAGGCCTGGTCGTTAGGGCAGACGGCCTTGCCCTGACGACCGACGACTTGGCTCAGTCGCCGGTGGCCACCAAGGACGGTGTGGTCATCCGGGTGGCCGATGTTGCCGAGGTCGGTATGGGGCGCGCCCCACGGCTTGGTGCAGCTAGCCGAAATGGTCATGAGGCGGTACTGGGCACGGCACTGATGATCGCCGGCGGCAACAGCCGCACCGTCGCTCAAGCTGCAGCTGAGCGCCTGGCACAGGTCAACGAATCTCTGCCCGCCGATATCTTCGCAGAGCCAGTGCTGGACCGTAGTGTGCTGGTTAACTCCACCGTCAAGACTGTCGCCAAGAACTTGACCGAAGGCGCCCTGCTGGTCGTCGTTGTGCTGTTCCTGCTGCTGGGCAACCTGCGGGCGGCAGCCATCACCGCATTGGTCATTCCGCTGTCGTTCCTCTTCGCTGTTATCGGCATGAACAAGTTCGGCATCAGCGGCAACCTCATGAGTTTGGGTGCGCTGGACTTCGGCATCCTTGTGGATGGCGCGGTAATTGTGATCGAGTCCACCCTGCTGATGCTTGGCAAGCGGCGTGCGGAACTCGGCCGACCCCTCAATGCCATGGAGCGACTGCGTGTGGCCGCCGACTCGGCGAGGAAAATGGCGCGCCCTGCAGCCTTCGGCCAGGTGATCATCCTGTTGGTGTTCGCACCGATCCTTACGCTGGAAGGTGTGGAGGGCAAGACGTTCCAACCGATGGCCGCCACCTTCATGCTCGCCCTCGTTGGCGCGTTTATCTTCTCGTTCACCTTTGTACCGGCGATGGCTGCCCTGTTGGTCAGGGAGCCCAAGCTCCACGCGAAGAAGGAAGGACACGAGGGCGACCAGGACGAAGAACATGAGACTGCCATCATCCGCGTCCTGCGCGGCCGTATTGAACCGGCGATCCAAGCGGCGATTCGTAGGCCCAAGGCAGTGTTCGCTGGCGCCATTTTGATGCTCGCGATGGGCGTGGTCGGCTTTACGATGCTGGGTCGAGAGTTCATGCCAACGCTTGATGAGGGAAATCTCGCTATGCAAGCGTTGCGTGTGCCATCTACGTCGCTTGAGCAATCGTTGGCTATGCAATTGGCGCTGGAGAAGGCCATTGCTGCTGAACCAGAGGTTGTGACGGTCTTCTCGCGGACCGGTACTGCAGAAGCAGCTATCGACCCCATGCCGACCAACATCTCCGACAGTGTGATCGTACTTAAACCGAGAAAGGAGTGGCCAGACTCTTCCCTGAGCAAGGAGGATCTGATTGCAAGGTTTGAGAAGATCGCCGCCTCGCAGATAGGCAACAGCTTTGAATTCAGCCAGCCCATCGAGCTGCGCTTCAATGAGCTGATCTCAGGCGTGCGTACGGACCTGGCCGTCATGATCTACGGCGACAACTTCGAGCAACTGCAAGCTGTTGCCGATCAGGTCGCGCTGAAGCTGAGGAATGTCCAGGGCTCAGCGGATGTCCGTGTTGAACAGATTTCCGGCCTGCCCACGCTCAATGTGGCAATCGATCATCTTGCAGCTGCGCAGTATGGCCTCACGGCAGCGGACGTGAGCGACGCGCTTTCAACCGGTATTGGCGGCGCTGCGGCAGGCAAGATCTTCGAGGGCGACCGCCGGTTCGATGTTGTTGTGCGCCTCGGCGACGATGCACGCAATGACCCCGATCAGCTCGCGTCACTGCCGATTGCAACTCCAACTGGGGGCATCGTGCCGCTCTCCTCTGTCGCACGCATTGAGATCAGCGAGGGGCCGAACCAGATCAGTCGAAACAATGGAAGCCGTCGTGTGGTGGTGCAGGCAAATGTTCGCGGTCGTGACTTGGGCGGGTTTGTTGGAGAGGCCCAGGCGGCGGTGAAGGACGTACAGCTTCCGCCGGGCGCCCACATGACGTGGGGAGGTCAGTTCGAGAACTTGCAGCGGGCTGAAAAGCGACTCATGACAGTTGTTCCGATTGTCTTCCTATTGATCGGCAGCCTGCTGTTCATGGCATTGGGCAGCGCAAAGGAGGCGGGCCTGGTGTTCACCTGCGTCCCACTGGCCCTGGTTGGCGGAATTCTCGCGTTGCTGGTGCGTGGTATGCCGTTCTCGGTATCTGCCGCCGTCGGATTCATCGCGGTATCGGGTGTTGCGACCCTGAATGGATTGGTGCTCATGCAAGCCATCAGAGAGAGGCTTGATGCAGGTGACAGTCCATTGATCGCTGCAATGAACGGTGCCGGCAGCCGAATTCGCGCGGTGGTGACCACCGCGCTGGTGGCGATCGTTGGCTTCATTCCAATGGCTATTGCGAGTGGATCTGGTGCTGAGGTGCAGAAGCCTCTCGCCACGGTGGTCATTGGCGGCCTGTTGACCGCAACAGTGCTAACACTTCTTGTGCTGCCGACATTTGCGGGACGCTTGGCCAAGGCAGGCCCGAAAGGGCAACCGGAAACTGTCCACTGA